A portion of the Vreelandella subglaciescola genome contains these proteins:
- a CDS encoding universal stress protein, protein MYRKILLPVDINEEASWKKALPTAITLCQTFDASLHVVTVLPDVKMPLVGAYFPKNFSQEAHAAVAEAQRDFISDNIPDEIQTQSVIVDGSPWEAIINVGKQLDIDLIVMASHTKRKFVDYVLGPNAEHVVHHAKMSVMIVR, encoded by the coding sequence ATGTACCGTAAAATTCTGCTGCCCGTGGATATCAACGAAGAAGCCTCGTGGAAAAAGGCACTGCCCACGGCAATCACGCTGTGCCAGACGTTTGACGCCTCGCTTCACGTGGTTACCGTGCTGCCGGATGTCAAGATGCCGCTGGTGGGTGCCTACTTTCCCAAAAACTTCTCCCAGGAAGCGCACGCCGCGGTGGCCGAGGCCCAGCGCGACTTCATCAGCGATAACATTCCCGATGAGATCCAGACCCAGAGCGTGATCGTTGACGGCTCGCCGTGGGAGGCGATTATCAACGTGGGCAAGCAGCTGGATATCGACCTGATCGTCATGGCCTCGCACACCAAGCGCAAGTTTGTCGATTATGTGCTCGGGCCAAACGCCGAGCACGTGGTGCATCACGCCAAAATGTCGGTGATGATTGTGCGCTAG